A genomic window from Salvia miltiorrhiza cultivar Shanhuang (shh) chromosome 5, IMPLAD_Smil_shh, whole genome shotgun sequence includes:
- the LOC131025608 gene encoding uncharacterized protein LOC131025608, producing MEIGEGDTILFWHHWWIGDKSLSVMFPRLFYLSNNQRGTIKSMGDWVDEKCEWKLSWNRELSGRDLEQANTLHSLINRARANAAAKDGWRWKPSPNGCFSVKTAYKVLCSEKNPTVHPHEDNIWSLIWKAAVPFKTRTTAWRILKGRLPTCDELQKRQVSFQNADILCGFCKVKDETINHTFFECFKADEVWKEILRWIGKQTTMNHKAKEHLLAFINLGNKDDSHFLLVVWLCTIWCIWKERNVCKFNQGVWRKEKLVAEIKTRIWGWMEAFKMQRITSDFRRWFTEAKLHG from the coding sequence ATGGAAATTGGGGAGGGAGATACGATACTTTTTTGGCACCATTGGTGGATTGGAGACAAGAGCCTCTCGGTGATGTTCCCTAGATTATTTTATCTTAGCAACAACCAAAGAGGCACCATCAAGAGCATGGGAGATTGGGTCGACGAGAAGTGCGAATGGAAGCTCTCCTGGAACCGTGAACTGTCGGGAAGAGACCTTGAACAGGCCAACACTTTGCATTCTCTCATCAACAGAGCTCGTGCAAATGCTGCTGCCAAAGATGGTTGGAGATGGAAACCGTCTCCCAATGGTTGTTTCTCCGTCAAAACGGCGTACAAGGTTCTATGCTCTGAGAAAAATCCTACAGTCCATCCTCACGAAGACAACATCTGGTCGCTGATTTGGAAGGCTGCAGTCCCATTCAAGACTAGAACCACAGCTTGGCGGATTTTGAAAGGAAGACTGCCTACATGCGATGAACTCCAAAAACGTCAGGTCAGTTTTCAAAATGCAGATATTTTGTGTGGCTTCTGCAAAGTGAAAGATGAAACCATTAATCATACATTTTTTGAGTGCTTTAAAGCCGATGAAGTTTGGAAAGAAATTTTGCGGTGGATTGGCAAACAGACAACAATGAATCATAAGGCTAAGGAGCATCTGTTGGCCTTTATAAATCTTGGAAACAAGGATGACAGCCATTTTCTTCTTGTGGTTTGGTTATGCACGATTTGGTGCATCTGGAAAGAGAGGAATGTTTGTAAGTTCAACCAAGGCGTGTGGAGGAAAGAGAAGTTGGTTGCGGAGATCAAAACAAGGATTTGGGGGTGGATGGAGGCTTTCAAAATGCAGCGTATCACTTCAGATTTTAGGCGATGGTTTACAGAGGCAAAATTACATGGTTAG